A genome region from Rhizobium sp. NXC14 includes the following:
- a CDS encoding amino acid ABC transporter permease codes for MTGTRMLSASAHSRLPWLFGALILLAAVWLLADLSLLKVLVEWLPYLGSGFLMNILISLLAMTGGTVVGVVLGILELAPLKIVRYPVVFYVQVFRNAPHLVLIFATTYIFPFEIVVFGHYLPFPDWLKAVIGLAIPASAYVAEITRGAVQSIATTQWEAAKGLGFSRLQALRWIILPQCARRSLPPWMNLFGSITMGTALASLVGVHELLHAATDASTAVRRLDFTVLAYIVVMAAFFALCYPISSLTRRLERRLKA; via the coding sequence ATGACGGGCACGAGAATGCTGTCGGCGTCGGCACATAGCCGGTTGCCTTGGCTATTCGGCGCGCTGATCCTTTTGGCGGCCGTCTGGCTGCTGGCGGACCTGTCGCTGCTCAAGGTGCTGGTCGAATGGCTGCCTTATCTCGGCAGTGGTTTCCTCATGAACATTCTGATCAGCTTGCTTGCTATGACCGGCGGCACGGTAGTCGGGGTGGTCCTCGGCATTCTGGAGCTCGCTCCGCTGAAGATCGTCCGCTATCCGGTCGTCTTCTACGTGCAGGTGTTCCGCAACGCGCCACATCTCGTGCTGATCTTCGCCACCACCTATATCTTTCCCTTCGAGATCGTGGTCTTCGGCCACTATCTGCCCTTCCCCGACTGGCTGAAGGCGGTGATCGGGCTGGCCATTCCGGCCAGCGCCTATGTGGCCGAGATCACGCGCGGCGCGGTCCAGTCGATAGCCACGACGCAATGGGAGGCCGCCAAGGGGCTGGGTTTCTCCCGCCTTCAGGCGCTGCGCTGGATCATCCTGCCGCAATGCGCCCGTCGGTCGTTGCCGCCTTGGATGAACCTCTTCGGTTCCATCACCATGGGAACCGCGCTCGCCTCGCTGGTGGGCGTCCATGAGCTGCTGCATGCCGCCACCGACGCCAGCACCGCCGTTCGCCGGCTGGATTTCACCGTCCTTGCCTATATCGTCGTCATGGCGGCGTTCTTTGCGCTTTGCTATCCCATTTCCAGCCTGACGCGTCGCCTCGAGCGCCGCCTGAAAGCTTAA
- a CDS encoding amino acid ABC transporter permease produces MENSLLQAFIDWTGRIGLHYEFLASGYEAQIWRGGFITTLYLIVLLIPVSLAFGLLFAAMLTSSRRLLSLPVRAFIEITRNTPTLVQLMFSFLVLNTLVSDVLGGAQNNPLSPFFWVVAVVGLHVAALHADAIRAGIEAVPDQTVEAARSIGFSRLQILRFVEAPLAIRASLPAIVNNLINLVKLTTVGNAIAVSEITYASIMVWTQRDNVVELMIVILLFFSAVNLAVARLGLWVEKRLAVPGFGVGS; encoded by the coding sequence ATGGAGAACTCCCTTCTTCAGGCCTTCATAGACTGGACAGGCAGGATCGGGCTCCATTACGAGTTTCTTGCCAGCGGTTATGAGGCGCAGATCTGGCGTGGAGGTTTCATCACCACGCTCTACCTCATCGTGCTGTTGATTCCGGTCAGCCTTGCGTTCGGCCTACTCTTCGCGGCCATGCTAACCTCCAGCCGTAGGCTGCTGTCGCTGCCCGTCAGGGCGTTCATCGAGATTACCCGCAACACGCCGACGCTGGTGCAGCTGATGTTCAGCTTCCTTGTGCTGAACACGCTCGTCTCCGATGTGCTGGGCGGGGCGCAGAACAACCCGCTCTCGCCATTCTTCTGGGTCGTGGCCGTGGTCGGTCTGCATGTGGCGGCCCTGCATGCGGACGCCATCCGCGCCGGCATCGAGGCGGTGCCAGACCAGACCGTGGAGGCGGCGCGCAGCATCGGCTTCAGCCGGCTGCAAATCCTGCGCTTCGTCGAGGCTCCCCTCGCCATCCGCGCCTCGCTGCCGGCCATCGTGAACAATCTGATCAATCTGGTGAAGCTGACCACCGTCGGCAATGCAATCGCGGTCAGCGAGATCACCTATGCCTCGATCATGGTCTGGACGCAGCGCGACAATGTGGTGGAGTTGATGATCGTCATCCTGCTGTTCTTCAGCGCCGTCAACCTGGCCGTCGCCCGCCTCGGCCTTTGGGTCGAAAAGCGGCTGGCCGTGCCGGGATTCGGGGTGGGATCATGA
- a CDS encoding transporter substrate-binding domain-containing protein yields MNFARKISIALFAAAVSIGAFGTVAYADATLDRIKGRGALTVGVILSGAPFGYIDPASQEQKGYNIDIAKTLAEKLGVKLETVTVTPPNRVQFLQQGKVDILIANMQYTDERAKILDYVPTPYDRSGGAAVGRKDSGLKDWGDLKGKPVCVSQGSNYAQPLTEEYGAEVKALPSQPESLLALQGGNCVAAVHVGATVGLLLKDRPEEWKDYTILFPTELIPSDSVIWLRKGESDTRDALDKVIRELHADGKLLEYAKANRLLNTTYLEEEHKKLENEGK; encoded by the coding sequence ATGAACTTTGCCAGAAAAATCTCGATTGCCCTCTTTGCCGCGGCCGTTTCTATCGGTGCGTTCGGGACGGTTGCGTATGCCGATGCCACGCTCGACCGTATCAAGGGGCGCGGCGCGCTCACCGTCGGCGTCATCCTGTCCGGCGCGCCGTTCGGCTATATCGATCCGGCGAGCCAGGAACAGAAGGGCTATAATATCGACATCGCCAAGACGCTGGCAGAGAAGCTCGGCGTCAAGCTGGAGACGGTGACGGTGACGCCGCCTAACCGCGTGCAGTTCCTGCAACAGGGCAAGGTGGATATTCTCATCGCCAACATGCAGTACACCGACGAGCGTGCCAAGATCCTCGACTATGTGCCGACGCCTTACGACCGCAGCGGCGGTGCCGCCGTCGGCCGCAAGGATAGCGGCCTGAAGGACTGGGGCGACCTGAAGGGTAAGCCTGTCTGCGTATCCCAGGGCTCGAACTACGCACAGCCGCTCACCGAGGAATACGGCGCTGAGGTCAAGGCGCTGCCGAGCCAGCCGGAATCGCTGCTGGCGCTGCAGGGCGGCAATTGCGTCGCCGCCGTCCATGTTGGCGCTACCGTCGGGCTACTGCTGAAGGATCGCCCCGAAGAGTGGAAGGACTACACCATTCTCTTCCCGACCGAACTCATCCCGTCCGATTCCGTGATCTGGCTGCGCAAGGGCGAAAGCGACACCCGCGACGCGCTCGATAAGGTCATTCGCGAGCTGCATGCCGATGGCAAGCTTCTCGAATATGCGAAAGCCAATCGGCTGCTCAACACCACATATCTCGAGGAAGAGCACAAGAAGCTCGAGAACGAGGGCAAGTGA
- a CDS encoding SfnB family sulfur acquisition oxidoreductase, which produces MNVIAKTDRVAVPGVKRPDKPAHIIKDDAEAIAVAHRLAAEFVKGSADRDRERIWPAEELDAFSQSGLWSINVPKAFGGPEVSYVTLAKVVEIISEADSSIGQISQNHLGVVAAIRTVSDKAQQELLFGEILKGTRFGNAFSEFGSKRAVDFETRFDDHGDHVVVNGQKFYSSGALLAHKVPIVALDDEGRAWYAIADRDAPGLTVIDDWSSFGQRTTLSGTVVLDSVKVDKAWLVPGYKGYDKPTADGAIFQIIQVAVDTGIASAAIKETIDFVRTKSRAWVDSGLDHAWDDPYTIQAVGGLQLRLHAAQALLDKAGLAIDRAVADPNADTVAEAQIFTAEAKILSTEIAIEATNKLFELAGTRSTLAEHNLDRHWRNARTHTLHDPVRWKYSILGKYFLNGEKPPLHAWS; this is translated from the coding sequence ATGAACGTCATTGCCAAGACAGACAGGGTTGCCGTACCCGGTGTTAAGCGGCCGGACAAGCCGGCGCATATCATTAAGGATGATGCGGAAGCAATCGCCGTTGCCCATCGCCTCGCCGCCGAATTCGTCAAGGGTTCCGCCGATCGTGACCGCGAGCGGATCTGGCCGGCGGAGGAACTCGATGCCTTCTCGCAGAGCGGGCTGTGGTCGATCAACGTGCCCAAAGCCTTCGGCGGACCGGAGGTCTCCTACGTTACGCTTGCCAAGGTGGTCGAGATCATCTCCGAGGCGGATTCGTCGATCGGGCAGATCTCGCAGAACCATCTCGGCGTCGTGGCGGCGATCCGGACAGTCTCGGACAAAGCGCAGCAGGAATTGTTGTTCGGGGAGATTCTCAAGGGTACGCGCTTCGGCAATGCATTTTCCGAGTTCGGCTCAAAACGCGCCGTCGATTTCGAGACCAGATTCGACGATCATGGCGACCACGTGGTGGTCAATGGACAGAAGTTCTATTCGTCGGGCGCGTTGCTGGCTCACAAGGTGCCGATCGTAGCGCTCGATGATGAAGGTCGTGCCTGGTATGCGATCGCCGATCGCGACGCGCCGGGTTTGACCGTCATCGACGACTGGTCGAGCTTCGGTCAGCGGACCACGCTTTCGGGAACGGTCGTGCTCGATAGTGTGAAAGTCGACAAGGCCTGGCTGGTTCCCGGCTACAAGGGCTATGACAAGCCGACAGCGGACGGTGCAATCTTCCAGATCATCCAGGTTGCCGTCGATACCGGCATCGCATCGGCGGCAATCAAGGAGACGATCGACTTCGTTCGCACCAAGTCGCGGGCGTGGGTCGACAGTGGCCTCGATCATGCCTGGGATGATCCATATACAATCCAGGCGGTCGGTGGACTCCAGCTCAGGCTGCATGCGGCGCAGGCGCTGCTCGACAAAGCCGGACTTGCGATCGACCGAGCGGTTGCCGATCCCAATGCCGACACCGTGGCGGAAGCCCAAATCTTCACGGCCGAGGCCAAGATTCTCTCAACTGAGATCGCCATCGAGGCAACCAATAAGCTATTCGAATTGGCCGGCACCCGCTCGACGCTTGCCGAACACAATCTCGACCGCCACTGGCGCAATGCACGGACGCATACGCTGCACGATCCGGTGCGATGGAAATATTCGATCCTCGGTAAATACTTCCTCAATGGAGAGAAGCCGCCGCTGCACGCTTGGAGCTAA
- a CDS encoding ABC transporter ATP-binding protein gives MSDETILLDVRSLQAVYNKAIKALNDVSFQVRRGEILALLGSNGAGKTTVLKAISNLLPAERGQVTSGTILFEGHNVLSAKPADLVRTGLVQVLEGRHCFKSLSVEENLISGGLGRSSSRREIAADLERIYATFPRLKEKRRTAAGLTSGGEQQMTAIGRALMSRPRLLVLDEPSMGLAPLVIKDIFRSLKALNRDEGLSILVAEQNSTVALQYADHATVIENGIAVLSGSAAELRSRDDIKAFYLGEGAAFAHDRPAA, from the coding sequence ATGTCCGACGAAACGATCCTTCTCGATGTCCGGTCCCTGCAAGCCGTCTACAACAAGGCGATCAAAGCCCTGAACGACGTGAGCTTTCAGGTGCGGCGGGGCGAGATCCTCGCCCTTCTCGGGTCAAACGGTGCGGGCAAGACAACCGTCCTGAAGGCAATCTCGAACCTGCTGCCGGCGGAGCGAGGCCAGGTCACATCGGGAACGATCCTTTTCGAAGGGCACAACGTCCTGAGCGCGAAGCCGGCTGACCTCGTTCGCACCGGTCTGGTGCAAGTGCTTGAAGGCCGCCATTGCTTCAAGAGCCTCTCGGTCGAGGAAAACCTCATCTCCGGCGGCCTCGGTCGCTCATCATCCAGGCGCGAGATTGCCGCCGACCTCGAGCGCATCTATGCCACTTTTCCCCGGCTGAAGGAGAAACGCCGTACCGCGGCAGGGCTTACATCAGGCGGTGAGCAGCAGATGACGGCAATCGGCCGCGCGCTGATGTCGCGGCCACGGCTTCTTGTTCTCGACGAACCGTCGATGGGGCTTGCGCCGCTTGTTATCAAGGACATCTTCCGCTCCCTCAAGGCGCTGAATCGCGATGAAGGCCTTTCGATCCTCGTAGCTGAACAGAATTCGACGGTGGCGCTTCAGTACGCCGACCATGCCACCGTCATCGAAAACGGCATCGCCGTGCTGTCGGGTTCTGCTGCTGAATTGCGCAGCCGTGACGACATCAAGGCTTTTTACCTCGGCGAAGGCGCCGCTTTCGCACACGACAGGCCGGCGGCCTGA
- a CDS encoding ABC transporter substrate-binding protein — protein MKRLKTTFKAAVAALAIIGGVGLAPAHADEQYFPLQSYRVGPYAAGGTGFFGGFIDYLNLINTRDGGVNGVKLTWDECETQYEVERGVECYERQKSHPNAAAWNPLSVGIAYAMIDRITGDKVPLITVNHGRTDSTDGRVFPYVFPLLLNPYSETSGIVNYLASKEGGLDNLKGKKIVVLYHGSPYGKETIPIYELLAEKYGFTVQQIEVPHPGNEQQSQWLTIRRAKPDYVVLRGWGVMNPVALKTAAKVGFPASKIVGNVWSNSEEDVIPAGEAAVGYTAITTQASGQQYPVLQEIVKTLYDQGKGNLEDKKRIGSVYHNLGIVNGILNVEAIRTAQEKFGERTLTGDEVRWGFEHLKLDEAKVAALGAKDLFHSINVSWDNHEGDGYVTFQQWDGKKWNVVSDWIAPDWKLLRPIIEKSSEAYAKEKGIKLRTAADAEGTVTTN, from the coding sequence ATGAAACGTCTGAAAACCACATTCAAGGCGGCGGTCGCAGCGCTCGCCATCATCGGTGGGGTCGGCCTGGCGCCTGCCCATGCCGATGAGCAATATTTCCCGCTGCAGAGCTATCGCGTCGGACCCTATGCGGCCGGCGGAACCGGTTTCTTCGGTGGTTTCATCGATTATCTGAACCTGATCAACACCCGCGACGGCGGCGTGAACGGGGTCAAGCTCACCTGGGACGAATGCGAAACCCAGTATGAGGTTGAGCGCGGCGTCGAATGCTACGAGCGCCAGAAGAGCCATCCGAACGCGGCAGCCTGGAACCCGCTTTCGGTCGGCATCGCCTACGCCATGATCGACCGCATCACTGGCGACAAGGTGCCGCTGATCACAGTGAACCACGGCCGCACCGACTCGACCGACGGGCGCGTCTTCCCCTACGTCTTCCCGCTGCTGCTCAACCCCTATTCGGAGACCTCAGGCATTGTGAATTACCTTGCCTCGAAGGAAGGCGGGCTCGACAACCTCAAGGGCAAGAAGATCGTCGTACTTTATCACGGTTCGCCCTATGGCAAGGAAACCATTCCAATCTATGAGCTATTGGCTGAGAAGTATGGCTTCACCGTCCAGCAGATCGAAGTGCCTCATCCCGGCAACGAGCAGCAGTCGCAATGGCTGACGATCCGCCGCGCCAAGCCCGACTACGTCGTTCTGCGCGGCTGGGGTGTGATGAACCCGGTGGCGCTGAAGACGGCGGCGAAGGTCGGCTTCCCTGCTTCCAAGATCGTCGGCAATGTTTGGTCGAACTCGGAAGAAGACGTCATCCCTGCAGGTGAGGCGGCGGTCGGCTATACCGCCATCACCACCCAGGCTTCGGGTCAGCAATATCCTGTCCTGCAGGAGATTGTGAAGACCCTCTACGACCAGGGCAAGGGTAATCTGGAAGACAAGAAGCGTATCGGTTCCGTCTACCACAACCTCGGCATCGTCAACGGCATCCTGAATGTCGAGGCGATCCGCACCGCACAGGAAAAGTTCGGCGAGCGGACGCTGACCGGTGACGAAGTGCGATGGGGCTTCGAACATCTGAAACTTGACGAAGCCAAGGTCGCTGCACTCGGCGCCAAGGACCTCTTCCACTCCATCAACGTCTCCTGGGACAACCACGAAGGTGATGGCTATGTGACCTTCCAGCAATGGGACGGCAAGAAGTGGAACGTCGTCTCCGACTGGATCGCCCCGGACTGGAAACTGCTGCGTCCGATCATCGAAAAGTCTTCAGAAGCCTATGCCAAGGAGAAGGGCATCAAGCTGCGCACGGCGGCCGATGCCGAAGGCACAGTGACCACCAACTGA
- a CDS encoding branched-chain amino acid ABC transporter permease — translation MAVINSEPVLSAKLPGWLAPLAILSLAGTVPFIGSSYLIEALLLPFLALSLAGVGLNLLTGYAGQVSLGSAAFMAVGAFAAFNFNLRVEGLPLLVSIALAGSVAASVGIVFGLPSLRLRGFYLAVSTLAAQFFVQWALTKFGWFSNDNPSGVIDAPKLTVAGIDFDSSTGRYYFALIIVTVLTFFAWRVASSQTGRNFIAIRDNETAARIIGVPVLRTKLLAFALSSFIIGVAGALWAFAYLRTVEPAGFNLDRSFQILFIIIIGGLATIRGAFLGAALMVVFPVLLSRVGSFLLGDLFDSGVLDMSQRIVIGALIIAFLILEPDGLAALARRLPGRFRQSAPEPAG, via the coding sequence ATGGCTGTCATTAACTCCGAGCCCGTCTTGTCTGCAAAGCTTCCTGGCTGGCTCGCACCGCTCGCCATCCTCAGCCTCGCAGGGACCGTGCCCTTTATCGGCTCGAGCTATCTGATCGAAGCGCTGCTGTTGCCGTTCCTGGCGCTATCGCTGGCTGGCGTCGGGCTCAATCTGCTCACCGGCTATGCCGGCCAGGTGTCGCTCGGCAGCGCCGCTTTCATGGCAGTCGGCGCCTTCGCCGCCTTCAATTTCAATCTGCGCGTCGAGGGCTTGCCGCTTCTCGTTTCTATCGCGCTCGCCGGCAGCGTCGCAGCTTCCGTCGGTATCGTCTTTGGCCTGCCGAGCCTGCGCCTGCGCGGTTTCTATCTCGCCGTTTCGACGCTCGCGGCGCAGTTCTTCGTACAGTGGGCGCTGACCAAGTTCGGCTGGTTCTCAAATGACAACCCATCAGGCGTGATCGACGCGCCGAAGCTCACCGTTGCTGGCATCGATTTCGACAGTTCGACCGGGCGCTACTACTTTGCGCTCATCATCGTGACGGTGCTGACCTTCTTCGCCTGGCGCGTCGCGTCCTCCCAGACCGGCCGCAATTTCATCGCCATTCGCGACAACGAGACGGCGGCCCGGATCATCGGCGTACCTGTGCTGCGCACCAAGTTGCTCGCCTTCGCGCTGTCCTCCTTCATCATCGGCGTTGCCGGCGCACTCTGGGCCTTTGCCTATCTGCGCACGGTCGAGCCTGCCGGTTTCAATCTCGACCGGTCGTTCCAGATCCTGTTCATCATTATCATCGGCGGTCTGGCGACGATCCGCGGAGCCTTCCTGGGCGCGGCACTGATGGTGGTCTTTCCAGTCCTGCTGTCGCGTGTCGGATCGTTCCTCCTGGGCGACCTGTTCGATTCCGGCGTGCTCGACATGAGCCAGCGGATCGTCATTGGCGCACTCATCATCGCCTTCCTGATCCTCGAGCCCGATGGGCTTGCGGCGCTCGCAAGACGGCTTCCGGGGCGGTTCAGGCAAAGCGCGCCCGAACCAGCCGGCTGA
- a CDS encoding branched-chain amino acid ABC transporter permease — protein MESFDYLFFLEVLTGGLLSGVMYSLVAIGFVLIYKTSGVLNFAQGALLLFAALTFVSLVERGVPIYLALLLTFAIMVVLGIGVERVVLRPLVNKPPITLFMATLGLSYIIEGAAQLLWGTQVHALELGIEDVPFEFYGVFISQFDLFASAVAALMVIGLTLFFRYTRVGLTFRAVADDQFAALAVGLRLPRIWATVWATSGLVALVAGLLWGARSGVQFSLSLVVLKALPVLVLGGFDSIAGAIIGGLLIGASEKLAEVYIGEYFGGGIEGWFAYVIALVFLLVRPSGLFGQKLVERV, from the coding sequence ATGGAAAGCTTCGACTATCTCTTTTTCCTCGAGGTACTGACCGGTGGATTGCTTTCCGGTGTCATGTACTCGCTCGTCGCTATCGGTTTCGTGCTGATCTACAAGACGTCAGGCGTGTTGAATTTTGCGCAAGGGGCGCTGCTCCTGTTTGCCGCTCTTACCTTTGTCTCGCTGGTCGAGCGCGGGGTGCCGATCTATCTCGCGCTTCTGCTAACCTTCGCCATCATGGTGGTGCTTGGCATCGGCGTCGAGCGCGTAGTGCTCCGCCCCCTTGTCAACAAGCCGCCGATCACGCTGTTCATGGCAACGCTCGGGCTTTCCTACATCATCGAGGGGGCTGCCCAGCTCCTCTGGGGCACTCAGGTCCATGCCCTGGAACTTGGCATCGAGGATGTGCCTTTCGAATTTTACGGCGTCTTCATCTCGCAGTTTGATCTCTTCGCCTCGGCCGTCGCAGCCTTGATGGTCATCGGGCTGACACTGTTCTTCCGCTATACCCGGGTCGGCCTGACTTTCCGTGCGGTGGCGGACGACCAGTTCGCAGCACTCGCCGTCGGGCTTCGCCTACCGCGGATCTGGGCCACAGTGTGGGCAACCTCCGGTCTCGTCGCGCTGGTCGCAGGCCTCCTCTGGGGCGCGCGCAGCGGGGTTCAATTCTCGCTTTCGCTCGTGGTTCTGAAGGCCCTGCCGGTGCTGGTGCTCGGCGGTTTCGATTCGATTGCCGGCGCCATCATCGGCGGCCTGCTGATCGGCGCCTCGGAAAAGCTCGCCGAAGTGTATATCGGCGAATATTTCGGCGGCGGCATCGAGGGTTGGTTTGCCTATGTCATCGCGCTGGTCTTCCTGCTCGTTCGGCCCTCTGGCCTGTTCGGGCAAAAACTCGTGGAAAGGGTTTGA
- a CDS encoding ABC transporter ATP-binding protein: protein MVNAHYTALDETVTPREYPPLPAATPSSGALGNLADSAPARQPILALEGISLSFGGVTAISDVDLAIQSGEIRAIIGPNGAGKSSLINVISGQYRPDTGRVSLNGKTYTQVPVQKAARLGIARTFQNLALFKGLTVLENVMTGLTFQRRATVIGQALGSPRARREEREVRERARQVIDFLHLGHVHDRLAGSLPYGLQKRVELARALAPDPKILLLDEPMAGMTATEKQEMAGFVRAAREDYGTTIILIEHDIGMVMGLSDRIAVLDYGRKIADGTPAEVRTDQAVIDAYLGVAREDEEEADA, encoded by the coding sequence ATGGTGAATGCGCATTACACAGCACTCGATGAGACCGTCACGCCGAGGGAATATCCCCCGCTGCCGGCGGCCACGCCATCGAGCGGTGCCTTGGGGAACCTAGCAGACAGTGCGCCTGCCCGTCAGCCGATATTGGCGCTTGAGGGGATCTCGCTCTCTTTTGGCGGTGTCACAGCGATCTCGGATGTCGATCTGGCAATCCAGTCTGGAGAAATTAGGGCGATCATCGGTCCGAACGGCGCCGGCAAGAGCTCTCTGATCAACGTGATTTCGGGGCAATACCGGCCGGATACCGGCCGGGTCAGCCTCAATGGCAAGACCTATACGCAGGTGCCAGTGCAGAAAGCCGCGCGGCTCGGCATCGCCCGCACTTTCCAGAATCTCGCTTTGTTCAAGGGGCTCACGGTTCTCGAAAACGTCATGACCGGCCTGACATTCCAGCGCCGCGCCACCGTCATCGGCCAGGCGCTTGGTTCGCCGCGCGCCCGCCGCGAGGAGCGCGAGGTGCGTGAACGTGCAAGGCAGGTCATCGACTTCCTGCATCTCGGCCATGTTCACGACCGGCTTGCCGGCTCGCTGCCCTATGGCCTGCAGAAGCGCGTCGAACTTGCCCGCGCCCTGGCGCCAGATCCGAAGATCCTGCTGCTCGACGAACCGATGGCCGGCATGACCGCCACCGAAAAGCAGGAAATGGCCGGCTTCGTCCGGGCCGCTCGCGAAGATTACGGCACGACGATCATCCTGATCGAACACGATATCGGCATGGTCATGGGGCTTTCGGACCGGATCGCCGTCCTCGACTACGGCCGCAAGATCGCTGACGGCACGCCGGCCGAAGTGCGAACCGACCAGGCCGTCATCGACGCCTATCTCGGCGTTGCCCGCGAGGACGAGGAAGAGGCGGACGCATAA
- the sfnG gene encoding dimethylsulfone monooxygenase SfnG — translation MSQSKKEPLKFAYWVPNVSGGLVISSVEQRTDWGIDYNRKLAQIAEQSGFEYALSQIRFTAGYGADNQHESVSFSHALLAATEKLRVIAAVLPGPWNPAVLAKQISTISHLTNGRVDVNIVSGWFRGEFAAIGEPWLDHDERYRRSEEFIRAIRGIWTEDVYNLRGDFYRFTDYSMKPKPIGGIPQVFQGGSSRAARDMAARVSDWYFTNGNTPEGLKAQVDDIRAKEKAFGKSWRTKIGMNAFGIVRSSEKEAQEVLQEILDKAIPEAVKGFHHEVQNAGNASPEREGNWAKSTFQDLVQYNDGFRSNLIGTPEQVAERIIGHKRAGADLILLGFLHFQEEVEYFGKHVLPIVRELEAIEDQRLEAAE, via the coding sequence ATGTCACAATCGAAGAAAGAACCCTTGAAGTTTGCCTACTGGGTGCCGAACGTATCCGGCGGCCTAGTTATCAGTTCGGTCGAACAGCGCACCGATTGGGGCATCGACTACAATCGCAAGCTCGCCCAGATTGCCGAGCAATCAGGGTTTGAATATGCCTTGAGCCAGATTCGCTTCACGGCCGGATATGGCGCCGACAACCAGCACGAGTCGGTTTCCTTCTCCCACGCGCTCCTTGCCGCCACCGAAAAGCTCCGCGTCATTGCCGCCGTTCTGCCAGGCCCGTGGAACCCGGCGGTGCTCGCCAAGCAGATTTCCACCATCAGCCACCTCACCAACGGCCGTGTCGACGTCAATATCGTCTCCGGCTGGTTCCGGGGCGAGTTTGCCGCCATCGGCGAACCCTGGCTGGACCATGACGAGCGCTATCGCCGCTCTGAGGAATTCATTCGCGCGATCCGCGGCATCTGGACGGAGGACGTCTATAACCTGCGCGGCGACTTCTATCGCTTCACGGATTACTCGATGAAGCCGAAACCGATTGGCGGCATCCCGCAGGTATTCCAGGGTGGCTCCTCGCGCGCTGCCCGCGACATGGCGGCCCGGGTTTCCGATTGGTACTTCACCAATGGCAACACGCCAGAAGGCCTGAAGGCCCAGGTGGATGACATCCGCGCCAAGGAAAAGGCGTTCGGCAAGAGCTGGCGCACGAAGATCGGCATGAATGCCTTCGGCATCGTCCGATCTTCGGAGAAGGAAGCGCAGGAGGTCCTGCAGGAGATTCTCGACAAGGCGATCCCCGAGGCGGTTAAGGGGTTCCATCACGAAGTCCAGAACGCCGGGAACGCCTCGCCGGAACGCGAAGGCAACTGGGCGAAATCCACCTTCCAGGACCTGGTACAGTACAATGACGGTTTCCGTTCAAACCTGATCGGCACACCGGAACAGGTGGCCGAACGCATCATCGGTCACAAGCGGGCGGGCGCCGACCTCATTCTGCTCGGCTTCCTGCATTTCCAGGAAGAGGTGGAATATTTCGGCAAGCACGTCCTGCCGATTGTCCGCGAACTGGAAGCGATCGAAGATCAACGGTTGGAAGCCGCCGAGTAA
- the msuE gene encoding FMN reductase has translation MKELRIVGISGNVKAPSRTSTLVGSVLRQIESELGLTGRHIDLSVSAPAIFRALRADQLDTEGGEIIRAVENADVLVVGSPVYRASYSGALKHLFDLVHYEALIGKPVILVATGGTPLHGLMIDHQLRPLFSFFKALPLPTSVYAIESEFDSYAVSSPDIQKRIRAAVRELELIIPHARTFALARDEEQSRLSA, from the coding sequence ATGAAAGAACTGCGCATCGTTGGAATATCAGGAAACGTAAAGGCGCCATCGCGTACATCGACATTGGTAGGATCGGTCTTGCGTCAAATCGAGTCCGAGCTGGGGCTTACCGGGCGGCACATCGATTTGTCTGTGTCGGCGCCGGCGATCTTCCGGGCCTTGCGGGCCGACCAATTGGATACGGAAGGCGGGGAAATCATCCGCGCAGTAGAGAATGCGGATGTTCTGGTGGTCGGTTCGCCGGTTTATCGCGCCTCCTATAGCGGAGCACTCAAGCACCTGTTCGACCTGGTTCACTATGAGGCGCTCATCGGCAAGCCTGTGATCCTTGTCGCAACGGGGGGGACGCCGTTGCATGGTTTGATGATCGATCATCAGTTGCGGCCCTTGTTCAGCTTCTTCAAGGCGCTGCCGCTGCCAACCTCGGTCTATGCGATCGAGAGTGAGTTCGACTCATACGCCGTTTCAAGTCCGGACATTCAGAAGCGGATCAGAGCGGCGGTGCGCGAACTGGAACTGATCATTCCGCACGCCAGGACGTTTGCCTTGGCCCGCGACGAAGAACAGTCACGGCTAAGCGCCTGA